The proteins below are encoded in one region of Streptomyces roseirectus:
- a CDS encoding bifunctional GNAT family N-acetyltransferase/acetate--CoA ligase family protein, with protein sequence MTDDLLDRAPAHVLLADGTTACVRPVLPGDHDQVEGLYEEMSPENLRLRFFSPCRRSAALAADRACAPARPGYRALLAEVRGQVLGIAEYDTGGDGDRAEISIAVAEGIHGRGVGTLLVEHLVSAARADGVTVFTADALSENREVLRLFADLGLRTSRRFEGPEVRCVIRLDEDDAYLRAVEERGRRADVASLRPLLRPRAVAVVGAGRTPGSVGRAVLHHLHTGGFAHRLFAVNPSVTSVLGVPSYPAVSVLPQPPDLVVVAVPAAAVAATAEECGKAGVRALVVVSSGLDADQARGLLAACRTYGMRLVGPNCLGVVNADPALCLDATFAARHPLPGAAGIAVQSGGVGIALLDGMSRLGIGVSSFVSLGDKYDVSGNDLLQWWEDDGRTALAVLHLESFGNPRAFSRTARRVTRRIPVLTVDAGRTEAGRRAAASHTAAAATPTMTRQALFTQAGITATRSVGELLETAALLYSQPLPEGARVAVVTNAGGAGVLAADACVEAGLVLPSLSGAVLEGLPRGVAAGNPVDATAAVSEAQLAECVERVLASGGVDAVLVALVPTAVAAATGDDLVRALTSGPGRRAKPVLAVRLEQDVPVRLLPAAGGGTVPSYAEPQAAARALAHAAGRAAWLARPAGVVPELDDVGAADTARAHGVVDAWLAAHPDGGWLDPRTCADLLACYGVPLIPWAWAETEDEAVCAAERLRGADGRVVLKAHWPGLVHKSAQGAVRLDLRGDRQVRAAFRELAERFDGQLTGVLVQALAGRGTELFAGVVQDGVFGPLVLFGLGGTATDVLADHAARLAPLTDHDVHDLMTSPRCAPLLFGTDGEGPVALEELERLLQRLSRMAADLPRLVEADLNPVLATPDGVTALDARIRLLPHRAHDPFLRRLRGD encoded by the coding sequence ATGACGGACGACCTGCTCGACCGTGCCCCCGCGCACGTGCTGCTCGCGGACGGCACCACCGCGTGCGTGAGGCCCGTGCTCCCCGGCGACCACGACCAGGTGGAGGGGCTGTACGAGGAGATGTCGCCGGAGAACCTGCGGCTGAGGTTCTTCTCCCCGTGCCGGCGTTCGGCCGCCCTGGCCGCCGACCGGGCCTGCGCGCCGGCCCGCCCCGGCTACCGGGCCCTGCTCGCCGAGGTGCGCGGGCAGGTCCTCGGGATCGCCGAGTACGACACCGGCGGGGACGGTGACCGGGCGGAGATCTCGATCGCCGTCGCCGAGGGGATCCACGGCCGGGGTGTGGGGACCCTGCTCGTCGAGCACCTGGTGTCGGCGGCCCGCGCGGACGGGGTCACGGTCTTCACGGCGGACGCGCTCAGCGAGAACCGTGAGGTGCTGCGGCTCTTCGCCGACCTGGGCCTGCGCACCTCGCGCCGGTTCGAGGGCCCCGAGGTGCGGTGCGTGATCCGGCTGGACGAGGACGACGCCTATCTGAGGGCCGTCGAGGAGCGCGGCAGGCGCGCCGACGTGGCGAGTCTGCGTCCGCTGCTGCGCCCCCGGGCGGTCGCCGTCGTCGGTGCGGGGCGCACCCCGGGCTCGGTGGGCCGGGCGGTCCTGCACCACCTGCACACCGGCGGTTTCGCGCACCGCCTGTTCGCCGTGAACCCGAGCGTGACCTCGGTCCTCGGCGTGCCGTCGTACCCGGCGGTGAGCGTCCTGCCGCAGCCTCCCGACCTGGTGGTCGTGGCGGTGCCCGCGGCGGCGGTCGCGGCGACGGCCGAGGAGTGCGGCAAGGCCGGGGTGCGGGCGCTCGTCGTGGTCTCCTCGGGGCTGGACGCCGACCAGGCCAGGGGTCTGCTGGCGGCCTGCCGGACGTACGGGATGCGGCTGGTGGGGCCCAACTGCCTGGGTGTCGTCAACGCCGATCCCGCGCTGTGCCTCGACGCCACGTTCGCCGCCCGCCACCCGCTGCCCGGGGCCGCCGGGATCGCGGTGCAGTCCGGCGGGGTGGGCATCGCGCTGCTCGACGGGATGTCGCGGCTGGGCATCGGGGTGTCGTCGTTCGTGTCGCTGGGCGACAAGTACGACGTCAGCGGCAACGACCTGCTCCAGTGGTGGGAGGACGACGGACGTACCGCCCTGGCCGTGCTGCACCTGGAGTCCTTCGGGAACCCGCGCGCGTTCTCCCGCACCGCCCGCCGGGTCACCCGCCGGATCCCGGTGCTGACGGTGGACGCGGGGCGCACCGAGGCGGGCCGGCGGGCCGCCGCCTCGCACACCGCCGCCGCGGCCACGCCCACCATGACCCGGCAGGCGCTGTTCACCCAGGCCGGGATCACGGCGACCCGCTCGGTCGGCGAACTTCTGGAGACCGCGGCCCTGCTGTACTCCCAGCCGCTGCCCGAGGGGGCGCGGGTGGCGGTCGTCACCAACGCGGGCGGGGCCGGGGTGCTGGCCGCCGACGCCTGTGTGGAGGCGGGGCTCGTCCTGCCGTCCCTGTCCGGGGCCGTGCTCGAAGGGCTGCCGCGGGGCGTCGCGGCCGGGAACCCGGTCGACGCCACGGCCGCGGTGTCGGAGGCCCAGCTGGCCGAGTGCGTCGAGCGGGTCCTGGCGTCCGGGGGCGTCGACGCCGTGCTGGTCGCCCTGGTGCCGACCGCCGTGGCCGCCGCGACCGGCGACGACCTGGTCCGTGCCCTCACCTCGGGGCCGGGCCGCCGGGCCAAGCCGGTGCTCGCCGTGCGTCTGGAACAGGACGTGCCGGTCAGGCTGCTGCCCGCCGCCGGCGGCGGCACCGTCCCGTCGTACGCCGAACCGCAGGCGGCGGCCCGCGCGCTGGCCCACGCGGCCGGCCGGGCGGCCTGGCTGGCGCGGCCCGCCGGTGTCGTGCCGGAGCTGGACGACGTCGGCGCGGCGGACACCGCGCGGGCGCACGGTGTGGTCGACGCGTGGCTGGCCGCGCATCCGGACGGGGGCTGGCTCGACCCGCGGACCTGCGCCGATCTCCTGGCTTGCTACGGCGTGCCGCTGATCCCGTGGGCCTGGGCCGAGACGGAGGACGAGGCGGTGTGCGCGGCGGAGCGGCTGCGCGGGGCCGACGGGCGGGTGGTCCTGAAGGCGCACTGGCCGGGGCTGGTCCACAAGAGCGCGCAGGGGGCCGTCCGGCTCGACCTGCGCGGCGACCGCCAGGTGCGGGCCGCCTTCCGGGAGCTGGCGGAGCGTTTCGACGGGCAGCTGACCGGCGTGCTGGTGCAGGCGCTGGCCGGCCGGGGCACCGAGCTGTTCGCGGGCGTCGTCCAGGACGGGGTCTTCGGCCCGCTCGTCCTGTTCGGCCTCGGCGGGACGGCCACGGACGTACTCGCCGACCACGCGGCGCGGCTCGCCCCACTCACCGACCACGACGTGCACGACCTGATGACGTCGCCGCGCTGCGCGCCGCTGCTGTTCGGCACGGACGGCGAGGGCCCGGTGGCGCTGGAGGAGCTGGAACGGCTGCTCCAGCGGCTGTCGCGGATGGCGGCCGACCTGCCGCGGCTCGTGGAGGCCGACCTGAACCCGGTCCTCGCCACGCCGGACGGCGTGACCGCTCTCGACGCCCGGATCCGGCTGCTGCCGCACCGGGCCCACGACCCCTTCCTGCGCCGGCTGCGCGGGGACTGA
- a CDS encoding CBS domain-containing protein: protein MNDGKVGSVMTADVVHALPGTPFKEVARLLADHRISGLPVLDDDDKVLGVVSETDLMARQAAPGPERPARRTRAKRRQATKVAARTAGQLMSGPAVTVHADDTIAEAARTMAERHVARLPVVDVEERLVGIVTRGDLLRVFLLPDAQLRAQVIEQVLTRGLWLPAGCVEVFVTEGVVTLSGHLDNPGDREIAVSMTRRLDGVVDVVDRLHVRRGGAS from the coding sequence ATGAACGACGGAAAAGTGGGCTCCGTGATGACGGCGGACGTCGTCCACGCCCTGCCCGGCACCCCGTTCAAGGAGGTCGCGCGGCTGCTCGCCGACCACCGGATCAGCGGGCTGCCGGTACTGGACGACGACGACAAGGTTCTCGGGGTGGTCTCCGAGACGGACCTGATGGCACGCCAGGCGGCTCCGGGGCCGGAGCGTCCGGCGCGGCGTACCCGGGCGAAGCGTCGGCAGGCCACCAAGGTGGCCGCTCGCACCGCCGGGCAGCTGATGTCCGGGCCCGCGGTCACCGTGCACGCCGACGACACCATCGCCGAGGCCGCCCGCACCATGGCGGAGCGGCATGTCGCGCGGCTGCCCGTCGTCGACGTGGAGGAGCGGCTGGTCGGCATCGTCACCCGGGGCGACCTGCTGCGGGTGTTCCTGCTGCCCGACGCGCAGTTGCGTGCCCAGGTGATCGAGCAGGTCCTGACACGGGGTCTGTGGCTGCCGGCGGGCTGCGTCGAGGTCTTCGTGACGGAGGGGGTCGTCACGCTCAGCGGACACCTGGACAACCCGGGTGACCGGGAGATCGCCGTCTCCATGACCCGGCGCCTCGACGGCGTCGTCGATGTCGTGGACCGGCTCCATGTGCGCCGGGGAGGTGCGTCATGA
- a CDS encoding flavodoxin domain-containing protein → MTVLIVYGTTNGSTARIAEAVAAGLRERGLAVETRAAGSVTDVTRYEAVVVGGALYAGRWHRDARRFVRRHRWALVRRPLWLFSSGPLDASAGERDIPPVRGVRRAMVSLDARGHVTFGGCLEEGARGWVAGRILAAGKGGDFRDFDAVGAWAGRVAEELAAD, encoded by the coding sequence ATGACCGTGTTGATCGTCTACGGCACCACCAACGGGTCGACGGCGCGCATCGCCGAGGCGGTCGCCGCCGGCCTGCGTGAGCGCGGTCTGGCCGTCGAGACCCGCGCCGCCGGTTCCGTGACCGACGTGACGCGGTACGAGGCCGTCGTGGTCGGCGGCGCGCTGTATGCCGGGCGCTGGCACCGTGACGCGCGCCGTTTCGTGCGCCGGCACCGGTGGGCCCTCGTGCGGCGGCCCCTGTGGCTCTTCAGCAGCGGGCCGCTGGACGCCTCCGCCGGTGAGCGGGACATTCCGCCCGTGCGTGGGGTGCGGCGCGCGATGGTCTCGCTGGACGCGCGCGGGCACGTCACCTTCGGCGGCTGTCTGGAGGAGGGGGCCCGGGGCTGGGTGGCCGGGCGGATCCTGGCCGCCGGGAAGGGCGGGGACTTCCGGGACTTCGACGCGGTCGGGGCGTGGGCCGGGCGGGTCGCGGAGGAACTGGCGGCCGACTGA
- a CDS encoding universal stress protein has protein sequence MESVIVLAHPGAPGTPGTGRAAEWAAHEARLRGLPLRVRDEPAPDAAVTVGGPHAVPLAATAPGPVVLIPDVPAATPLRTDVVLGVDARAPSDTALRFAFDSARLRGTRLRAVHAWTLPPEAARMPFGVPEEDRATWEDHEVQLLSDALRPWRAAYPDVPVLADVLLFTQADALLHHRAHAALIVVAGPPGQAVRALLWEAGCPVAVVPRHSG, from the coding sequence ATGGAATCCGTGATCGTCCTCGCACACCCCGGTGCCCCCGGCACTCCCGGCACCGGCCGGGCCGCCGAGTGGGCCGCACACGAGGCCCGCCTGCGCGGGCTGCCCCTGCGGGTGCGGGACGAGCCCGCGCCGGACGCCGCCGTGACCGTCGGCGGCCCCCACGCCGTCCCCCTCGCCGCCACCGCACCCGGCCCGGTCGTCCTGATCCCCGACGTCCCCGCAGCCACCCCCCTCCGCACCGACGTCGTCCTCGGCGTCGACGCCCGCGCCCCCTCGGACACCGCCCTGCGCTTCGCCTTCGACAGCGCCCGCCTGAGGGGTACGCGCCTGCGCGCCGTCCACGCCTGGACCCTGCCTCCCGAGGCCGCCCGGATGCCCTTCGGCGTCCCGGAGGAGGACCGCGCGACCTGGGAGGACCACGAGGTGCAGCTCCTGTCCGACGCGCTGCGGCCCTGGCGCGCGGCCTACCCGGACGTCCCCGTCCTGGCGGACGTCCTCCTGTTCACCCAGGCCGATGCCCTGCTCCACCACCGTGCCCACGCCGCCCTGATCGTGGTCGCCGGCCCGCCCGGCCAGGCCGTGCGGGCCCTGCTGTGGGAGGCCGGCTGCCCGGTCGCGGTCGTGCCACGGCACAGCGGCTGA
- a CDS encoding Rv1733c family protein, whose protein sequence is MRARKRLWRWRSNPLRRPDDIAEAWLVLAVWLLIAVAGTAVGTVTAHAADETFARQRAERRPAQAVLLDDVPESTAKGGPAGGRRSAEVRWSAPDGSTRTGRTLADAGQRAGTKVVVWQDTRGRLKTEPPDALEAGIESATLGAGAACALAGALYGAGRAARRQLDRRRIDGWGREWDVVGPRWGHRTG, encoded by the coding sequence ATGCGCGCGAGGAAACGGCTGTGGCGGTGGCGGAGCAACCCGCTGCGGCGCCCCGACGACATCGCCGAGGCATGGCTCGTCCTGGCCGTCTGGCTGCTGATCGCCGTGGCCGGCACCGCCGTCGGCACGGTGACCGCCCACGCCGCCGACGAGACGTTCGCACGGCAGCGGGCCGAGCGGCGTCCCGCACAGGCCGTCCTCCTCGACGACGTGCCCGAGAGCACCGCCAAGGGCGGGCCGGCGGGAGGCCGCCGCTCTGCCGAGGTCCGCTGGTCCGCGCCCGACGGCTCCACCCGCACCGGCCGGACCCTGGCCGACGCCGGGCAGCGGGCCGGGACGAAGGTCGTGGTCTGGCAGGACACCCGAGGCCGGCTGAAGACCGAGCCCCCGGACGCCCTGGAGGCCGGCATCGAGTCCGCGACCCTGGGCGCCGGCGCCGCCTGCGCCCTCGCCGGGGCCCTGTACGGCGCGGGACGCGCCGCCCGCCGGCAGCTCGACCGGCGGCGGATCGACGGATGGGGGCGTGAGTGGGACGTTGTCGGGCCGCGGTGGGGACACCGGACCGGGTGA
- a CDS encoding STAS domain-containing protein: MDDKHTRSATLRTARTDDGTTVVTLGGDLDLLAVIALGPALDDLTCGPRPDVVLDLRPVTFVDCCGLGLLCRARGRVLAGGGRLRLAGPGAGFTRLLRHAGLAGAFEVIPQPAATAAR; this comes from the coding sequence ATGGACGACAAGCACACGAGGTCCGCGACGCTGCGCACGGCGCGGACCGACGACGGCACGACCGTCGTCACGCTCGGCGGCGACCTGGACCTCCTGGCGGTCATCGCCCTCGGACCCGCCCTCGACGACCTGACCTGCGGCCCGCGCCCCGACGTGGTGCTGGACCTGCGGCCCGTCACCTTCGTCGACTGCTGCGGCCTCGGCCTGCTGTGCCGGGCACGCGGCCGGGTACTGGCCGGCGGCGGGCGGCTGCGGCTGGCCGGTCCCGGCGCCGGGTTCACACGGCTGCTGCGGCACGCCGGACTGGCGGGCGCGTTCGAGGTGATCCCGCAGCCGGCCGCGACGGCGGCCCGGTGA
- a CDS encoding universal stress protein: protein MSRPVTVGLDGSSESLAAAEWGAGEAPACGAPLRLVHVGDQPPYGFVPFAGEAIPAPGADRREPMLREVAARLAHGRPGLRVGTGQVPGRPVPVLVGEADAAEVLVLGSRGLGRAAGFLLGSVASGVAARSRRPVVLVRSGQPGRAGEVVVGIDLSGVDDGVLGFAFAAAARRGEGLRVVHGRRRASGPDGPEHALAPWRTKFPGVEVACEPVVGEAGSHLVDMSGGACLVVVGRRGEGALGPVAHAVLRHAAAPVAVVPHG from the coding sequence GTGTCCCGTCCCGTCACCGTCGGTCTCGACGGTTCGTCCGAAAGCCTCGCGGCGGCCGAGTGGGGCGCCGGGGAGGCGCCGGCGTGCGGCGCGCCGCTGCGGCTCGTCCATGTGGGGGATCAACCGCCGTACGGCTTCGTGCCGTTCGCGGGCGAGGCGATCCCCGCGCCGGGGGCCGACCGGCGGGAGCCGATGCTGCGTGAGGTCGCCGCCCGGCTGGCCCACGGCCGTCCGGGGCTGCGGGTCGGGACCGGGCAGGTTCCGGGGCGGCCGGTGCCGGTGCTGGTCGGGGAGGCGGACGCGGCCGAGGTGCTGGTGCTCGGTTCGCGAGGGCTGGGCAGGGCGGCGGGGTTCCTGCTCGGTTCCGTCGCGTCGGGGGTGGCCGCCCGGTCCCGGCGGCCGGTCGTCCTGGTCCGGTCCGGGCAGCCGGGCCGGGCCGGTGAGGTGGTGGTGGGGATCGATCTCTCCGGCGTGGACGACGGCGTCCTCGGGTTCGCGTTCGCCGCGGCGGCCCGCCGCGGCGAAGGTCTGCGGGTCGTGCACGGCCGGCGGCGGGCGTCGGGCCCGGACGGGCCGGAGCACGCGCTCGCCCCGTGGCGGACGAAGTTCCCCGGCGTCGAGGTGGCCTGCGAACCGGTGGTCGGCGAGGCCGGGTCCCATCTCGTGGACATGTCGGGCGGGGCGTGCCTGGTGGTCGTCGGGCGGCGCGGCGAGGGCGCCCTGGGGCCCGTGGCGCACGCGGTGCTGCGGCACGCCGCCGCTCCGGTCGCGGTCGTGCCGCACGGCTGA
- a CDS encoding pyridoxamine 5'-phosphate oxidase family protein — MTDDATPAPARRSVDLGHAEALALLGSVSLGRVVFTRQALPTVRPVNHVLVDGDLVIRTHERAALTLRAGQGEGDGVVVAYEADDIDPVTHLGWSVVVTGYARLVTDPGERARYDALLRPWVDRTMEHAIRIHPTLVTGVRLVAA, encoded by the coding sequence ATGACCGACGACGCCACCCCCGCCCCGGCACGCAGAAGCGTGGACCTCGGTCACGCCGAAGCACTCGCACTGCTCGGGAGCGTGTCCCTCGGGCGCGTCGTCTTCACCCGGCAGGCGCTGCCGACCGTCCGCCCGGTCAACCACGTCCTCGTCGACGGCGACCTCGTCATCCGCACCCACGAGCGCGCGGCCCTCACCCTGCGCGCCGGCCAGGGCGAGGGCGACGGTGTCGTGGTCGCCTACGAGGCCGACGACATCGACCCCGTGACCCACCTCGGCTGGAGCGTCGTCGTCACCGGCTACGCCCGCCTGGTCACCGACCCCGGCGAACGCGCCCGCTACGACGCGCTGTTGCGCCCCTGGGTGGACCGGACCATGGAACACGCGATCCGCATCCACCCGACCCTGGTGACCGGCGTCCGCCTCGTCGCCGCCTGA
- a CDS encoding sensor histidine kinase: MGSPEEARVRLPQLRLDELLEELQARLDAARGTRDRVHSLLEAVLSVGRELDLEQALFSIVEAAAALVDAEYAALGVIGPDGRRLSAFHTIGVSAEQIARIGPYPEGHGILGELIHHPEPLRLAKISDHPASYGFPPHHPPMNTFLGVPIRVREQVFGNLYLTEKRGGAQFDEEDVSVTATLAVAAGVAIDNARLYAESRLRERWLGANTEITHRLMSGGGQSEVLGLIAERARDITGSALAVVAMPMEDTGSFTVELALGREADALRGLVLPAEGGPIGAAFTRGAAVTSAERLSLVPSLGPSVAVPVGTGADGVRGVLLLVREAGRVAFTDKEIEPLQVFAAQAAIAMELAERRRDAEEIAVLKDRDRIARDLHDLAIQRLFATGMTLQSAGRFIEHSEASERVLRAVDDLDETIKLIRSTIFGLQTREGTTGTGLRARAVRVAGEAAVALGFAPGFRMEGLIDTDVPKEVADHVVAVLSEALTNVARHARATGAEVSLATDGRELVLTVRDDGVGIPAQGRRSGLRNMAERARELGGRLEWECPDGGGTTLVWRVPVSAA; encoded by the coding sequence GTGGGAAGTCCCGAGGAGGCCCGGGTACGGTTGCCTCAGCTGCGGCTGGACGAGTTGCTGGAGGAGCTGCAGGCACGGCTGGACGCCGCCCGGGGCACCCGGGACCGGGTGCACAGCCTGTTGGAGGCGGTGCTGTCGGTCGGCCGGGAACTCGACCTGGAACAGGCCCTGTTCAGCATCGTCGAGGCGGCGGCGGCCCTGGTGGACGCCGAGTACGCGGCGCTCGGTGTGATCGGCCCCGACGGCCGGCGGCTGTCGGCGTTCCACACGATCGGGGTGAGCGCGGAGCAGATCGCGAGGATCGGCCCGTATCCGGAGGGGCACGGCATCCTGGGCGAGCTGATCCACCACCCGGAGCCGCTGCGCCTGGCGAAGATCTCCGACCACCCCGCCTCCTACGGTTTCCCGCCGCACCATCCGCCCATGAACACCTTCCTCGGTGTCCCGATCCGGGTGCGTGAGCAGGTGTTCGGGAATCTCTACCTGACCGAGAAGCGCGGCGGCGCCCAGTTCGACGAGGAGGACGTCTCCGTGACGGCGACCCTCGCGGTCGCGGCCGGGGTGGCGATCGACAACGCCCGGCTGTACGCGGAGTCCCGGCTGCGGGAGCGCTGGCTGGGGGCGAACACGGAGATCACGCACCGGCTGATGTCGGGCGGCGGGCAGAGCGAGGTGCTGGGGCTGATCGCCGAGCGGGCCCGTGACATCACGGGGTCCGCGCTGGCCGTCGTCGCCATGCCGATGGAGGACACCGGGTCGTTCACCGTGGAGCTGGCGCTGGGGCGGGAGGCCGATGCCCTGCGCGGTCTCGTGCTGCCCGCCGAGGGGGGTCCGATCGGTGCCGCGTTCACCCGGGGAGCGGCCGTCACCAGCGCGGAGCGGCTGTCGCTGGTGCCGTCGCTCGGCCCGTCGGTGGCGGTGCCCGTCGGGACCGGCGCCGACGGGGTGCGCGGGGTGCTGCTGCTGGTCCGGGAGGCGGGCCGGGTGGCGTTCACGGACAAGGAGATCGAACCCCTCCAGGTCTTCGCCGCGCAGGCGGCCATCGCGATGGAGCTGGCCGAGCGGCGGCGCGACGCCGAGGAGATCGCCGTCCTCAAGGACCGGGACCGGATCGCCCGCGACCTGCACGACCTCGCCATCCAACGCCTCTTCGCGACGGGGATGACCCTCCAGAGCGCCGGCCGGTTCATCGAGCACTCCGAGGCGTCGGAGCGGGTGCTGCGGGCGGTGGACGACCTCGACGAGACCATCAAGCTGATCCGTTCGACGATCTTCGGCCTCCAGACCCGGGAGGGCACCACCGGCACCGGTCTGCGCGCCCGCGCGGTCCGGGTGGCCGGCGAGGCCGCTGTGGCGCTCGGGTTCGCGCCGGGTTTCCGCATGGAGGGGCTGATCGACACGGACGTCCCGAAGGAGGTCGCGGACCATGTGGTCGCGGTGCTGTCCGAGGCCCTGACGAACGTCGCCCGGCACGCCCGCGCCACCGGCGCCGAGGTCTCCCTGGCCACCGACGGGCGCGAGCTGGTCCTCACCGTCCGCGACGACGGCGTCGGCATCCCGGCACAGGGGCGGCGCAGCGGGCTGCGGAACATGGCGGAGCGGGCGCGGGAGCTCGGCGGGCGGCTGGAGTGGGAGTGCCCGGACGGGGGCGGGACGACGCTGGTGTGGCGGGTGCCGGTGAGCGCCGCGTAG
- a CDS encoding Hsp20/alpha crystallin family protein has translation MSGMIERFPGRPVLPGLHGVAGLHGIRVEEPPADGVYALRAELPGVAPGEDVEITVSEGVLPLGAKGDEATAAYKDGVLTITVPVPQEKTGARTIQVRTG, from the coding sequence ATGAGCGGCATGATCGAGCGGTTCCCCGGCCGGCCGGTGCTGCCCGGTCTGCACGGCGTCGCGGGTCTGCACGGCATCCGTGTCGAGGAGCCGCCGGCGGACGGCGTGTACGCCCTGCGCGCCGAGCTTCCGGGCGTCGCCCCCGGCGAGGACGTCGAGATCACCGTCTCCGAGGGCGTGCTGCCCCTGGGGGCGAAGGGCGACGAGGCGACCGCGGCGTACAAGGACGGTGTCCTGACCATCACGGTTCCGGTCCCACAGGAGAAGACGGGCGCCCGGACCATCCAGGTGCGGACCGGCTGA
- a CDS encoding CBS domain-containing protein, which produces MDTAPHTVGDVMTRTVVAVGRETLFKDVVTLLERWQVTAAPVLEGDGRVVGVVSEADLLPKEEFRDSVPDRVVQLRRLDDLAKAGALTAGELMSAPAVTVHTGTTLSEAARIMARRQVKRLFVIDGEGRLEGVVSRADLLTVFLRADADLAEEVRRTLADDGIRVEVADGIVTLTGTLGDSATVSAAGRRARAVEGVVDVCCRLLPPSAS; this is translated from the coding sequence ATGGACACCGCCCCGCACACCGTGGGCGACGTGATGACGCGCACCGTCGTCGCCGTCGGCCGGGAGACCCTGTTCAAGGACGTCGTGACGTTGCTGGAGCGGTGGCAGGTCACCGCCGCCCCCGTCCTGGAGGGCGACGGCAGGGTCGTCGGGGTCGTCTCCGAGGCCGATCTGCTGCCGAAGGAGGAGTTCCGGGACAGTGTGCCGGACCGGGTCGTGCAGCTGCGGCGGCTGGACGATCTGGCGAAGGCCGGCGCGCTGACCGCCGGGGAGCTGATGAGCGCCCCGGCCGTGACCGTGCACACCGGCACCACGCTGTCCGAGGCCGCGCGGATCATGGCCCGGCGCCAGGTCAAGCGACTGTTCGTCATCGACGGCGAGGGACGGCTCGAAGGTGTCGTCAGCCGCGCCGATCTGCTGACGGTGTTCCTGCGCGCCGACGCGGACCTCGCCGAAGAGGTGCGCCGGACGCTCGCGGACGACGGGATCCGTGTCGAGGTCGCCGACGGGATCGTCACCCTGACCGGCACCCTCGGCGACAGCGCCACGGTCAGCGCGGCCGGCCGGCGGGCGAGGGCCGTCGAGGGCGTCGTCGACGTCTGCTGCCGTCTCCTGCCGCCGTCGGCCTCCTGA
- a CDS encoding universal stress protein: MTDIVVGVDGSEASLAALRWAAGHARLLHARVVAVLAWEPAGLAPYAPVADRPTAAQQRAEAARVLEESLVKTLGERVDVAVRPVLVEGAPAQALLERARGAVLLAVGRSAHGCGELPAGGPVARECLRHARVPVVMVSAHP, from the coding sequence ATGACCGACATCGTGGTGGGCGTCGACGGCTCCGAGGCGTCCCTGGCCGCCCTGCGCTGGGCGGCCGGACACGCCCGCCTGCTGCACGCGCGGGTGGTCGCCGTCCTTGCCTGGGAGCCGGCCGGTCTCGCGCCCTACGCCCCGGTGGCGGACCGTCCGACGGCCGCGCAGCAGCGGGCGGAGGCCGCGCGTGTCCTGGAGGAGAGCCTCGTCAAGACACTGGGCGAACGCGTCGACGTCGCCGTGCGCCCTGTTCTGGTGGAGGGGGCGCCCGCGCAGGCGCTGCTGGAGCGGGCCCGCGGGGCCGTCCTCCTCGCCGTGGGGCGCTCCGCGCACGGGTGCGGCGAACTGCCCGCGGGCGGTCCGGTCGCCCGGGAGTGCCTGCGGCATGCCCGGGTGCCGGTGGTCATGGTGTCCGCCCATCCGTAG
- a CDS encoding CBS domain-containing protein has translation MKPMKVGALMTHGVVTAEYGTPFKEVVRLLDEHRIGGLPVVDEDGKVIGVISGTDLISHQTRRPGVRHHLSARARHAEAKSRARSAGGIMSTPAVTVRADATVTEAARLMAAHGVERLPVVDEEMRLAGIVTRRDLLHVFLRPDAEILRAVRQEVLLETLWLVPQTIDVAVRDGVVFLTGRLERRSEIPIAVGMTRRLDGVVDVVDHLTYRTDDTRLRPAEQALHGVADDWLRKL, from the coding sequence ATGAAGCCCATGAAGGTCGGCGCCCTCATGACCCATGGGGTGGTCACCGCCGAGTACGGGACCCCGTTCAAAGAGGTGGTGCGCCTGCTCGACGAGCACCGCATCGGCGGCCTTCCGGTGGTCGACGAGGACGGCAAGGTGATCGGCGTGATCTCCGGGACCGATCTCATCTCGCACCAGACGCGCCGGCCCGGCGTGCGCCACCACCTCAGCGCCCGCGCCCGGCACGCCGAGGCGAAGAGCCGGGCACGCAGCGCCGGCGGCATCATGTCGACGCCCGCCGTCACCGTACGCGCCGACGCCACCGTCACCGAGGCCGCCCGGCTCATGGCCGCCCACGGCGTCGAACGCCTGCCCGTCGTGGACGAGGAGATGCGGCTCGCGGGCATCGTCACCCGCCGGGACCTGCTCCACGTCTTCCTGCGCCCGGACGCCGAGATCCTGCGCGCCGTGCGGCAGGAGGTCCTCCTGGAGACCCTGTGGCTGGTCCCGCAGACCATCGACGTCGCGGTACGCGACGGCGTCGTCTTCCTCACCGGACGGCTGGAGCGGCGCAGTGAGATCCCCATCGCGGTCGGCATGACCCGCCGGCTCGACGGTGTCGTGGACGTCGTCGACCACCTCACCTACCGGACGGACGACACCCGCCTGCGGCCCGCCGAACAGGCCCTGCACGGCGTGGCCGACGACTGGCTGCGGAAGCTCTGA